Proteins encoded in a region of the Clostridium butyricum genome:
- a CDS encoding penicillin-binding transpeptidase domain-containing protein: MILDCNGKDLMKYDKKYVLVIDVKPFTLNNYEETLEDLMALNFIMKSEDPQFNYSNIMKQGGKVYYNISEDTYNKINKLKNIKGIYTYISDTVDGKKAWSIENMLSKICEGNNAEGTIEGDLYNYLKNNETPKGEFYLDDKAIYSKQSVSVSDENRNLRLTIDKDMQDKVEEVLDSDKYNYLKNIGVIIMESDSGKIKSMVQKDESEANINLGIEQMGYEPGSIYKIITLSSALECGIININDTYTCKGDICKTPHGKITVEKAFEISCNDVFAQIGFKLGYDKLMEYSKSQGLYNRVLNFAGTNRNEAMGIMPNEDSGMNNISIGQCMNVTPIQMLGAINTVVNDGVYEKPYIIEAILDKDENVVEEFKKDEKKVYSETTAKIVQNAMTQVVKNGTGKKAYMDNVIIGGKTGSSTGSNGKTHGWFTGYFMKDNKKYTMIVFTPDIELIKNANNNDAGGGDTAAPIFKDIVEKLCDK, translated from the coding sequence ATGATATTAGATTGTAATGGTAAAGATTTAATGAAGTATGATAAGAAATATGTGCTTGTTATTGATGTAAAGCCTTTTACATTGAATAATTATGAAGAGACTTTAGAAGATTTGATGGCATTGAATTTTATAATGAAATCGGAAGATCCGCAATTTAATTATTCTAATATTATGAAACAGGGTGGAAAAGTATATTACAATATATCTGAAGATACTTATAATAAAATAAATAAATTAAAAAATATAAAAGGTATATATACGTATATATCCGATACTGTTGATGGAAAAAAAGCGTGGAGTATTGAAAATATGCTAAGTAAAATATGTGAAGGAAATAATGCCGAAGGAACAATTGAAGGAGATCTTTATAATTATTTGAAAAATAATGAGACACCTAAAGGCGAATTTTATTTAGATGACAAAGCTATTTACTCAAAACAATCAGTAAGTGTTTCTGATGAAAATAGGAATTTAAGATTAACGATAGATAAGGATATGCAGGATAAAGTAGAAGAAGTTTTAGATAGTGATAAATATAATTATCTAAAAAATATAGGTGTAATAATTATGGAGAGTGACAGTGGAAAAATAAAATCAATGGTTCAAAAAGATGAGAGTGAGGCGAATATTAATCTGGGTATAGAGCAGATGGGATATGAGCCGGGATCTATTTATAAAATAATAACATTGAGTTCTGCTTTAGAATGTGGGATTATTAATATAAATGACACATATACATGTAAGGGAGATATTTGTAAAACTCCTCATGGAAAAATTACAGTTGAAAAAGCTTTTGAAATTTCATGTAATGATGTTTTTGCTCAAATAGGATTTAAGCTTGGTTATGATAAATTAATGGAATATTCAAAAAGCCAGGGATTATATAATCGAGTTTTAAATTTTGCTGGAACAAATAGAAATGAAGCAATGGGAATAATGCCTAATGAAGATTCAGGTATGAATAACATATCTATTGGTCAGTGTATGAATGTAACGCCAATTCAAATGCTAGGAGCTATAAATACAGTTGTAAATGATGGAGTTTATGAAAAGCCATATATTATCGAAGCAATTTTGGATAAGGATGAAAATGTAGTAGAAGAATTTAAAAAAGACGAAAAAAAAGTATATAGTGAAACAACTGCAAAAATTGTACAAAATGCTATGACTCAAGTTGTTAAAAATGGTACCGGAAAAAAAGCATATATGGATAATGTGATTATTGGAGGAAAAACAGGGTCTTCTACAGGTAGTAATGGCAAAACTCATGGATGGTTTACAGGGTATTTTATGAAGGATAATAAAAAATATACAATGATAGTTTTTACACCAGATATTGAATTAATAAAAAATGCTAACAATAATGATGCTGGAGGTGGAGACACAGCTGCCCCTATCTTTAAAGACATAGTAGAAAAATTATGCGATAAATAA
- a CDS encoding peptidase U32 family protein: MKKKPEILAPAGNLEKLKIAIDFGADAVYLGGGKLNLRAFSNNFTNEEMIEGIKYCHDRGKKVYVTLNVFARNYDLKGAGEYIKGLYDMGVDAVLIADPSLIAIAKEVAPDLEIHLSTQANTVNWVATKFWYDLGIKRIVLARELTFREIKTITENIPEDCEIETFVHGSMCIAYSGRCLISNYMLGRDANKGICSNACRYKYHLVEETRPGEYYPVIEDDNGTYIMNSKDLCMIHYIPELVEAGIDSLKIEGRMKSEFYVASAVKAYREALDSYYDNKEAYEFKEEWMDILNKVSHRQYHTGFFLGINGEQNYEDQSYIRDYEIVGMVQEYDAETQTATILQKNRVFDNTEVEVLRPHTPYFNVKISEMYDVSKQCKTDVANRAHMIFKVKVSEPLQKNDMLVKGNKTYSL; this comes from the coding sequence ATGAAAAAGAAACCGGAAATTCTAGCCCCAGCGGGGAATTTAGAAAAATTAAAAATAGCAATAGATTTTGGTGCGGATGCTGTATATTTAGGTGGAGGAAAGTTAAATTTAAGGGCTTTTTCAAATAACTTCACAAATGAAGAGATGATAGAAGGTATAAAATATTGTCATGATAGAGGTAAAAAAGTCTATGTGACTTTAAATGTATTTGCAAGAAACTATGATTTAAAAGGTGCAGGAGAATATATTAAAGGACTATATGATATGGGGGTAGATGCAGTGTTAATTGCAGATCCATCATTAATTGCAATAGCAAAAGAAGTTGCTCCTGATTTAGAAATACATTTAAGTACTCAGGCAAATACGGTAAACTGGGTTGCAACAAAGTTCTGGTATGACCTTGGAATAAAAAGAATAGTACTTGCTAGAGAGTTAACTTTCAGAGAAATAAAGACAATTACTGAAAATATTCCAGAAGATTGTGAAATAGAAACTTTTGTACATGGATCAATGTGTATTGCTTATTCAGGAAGATGTCTTATTTCAAATTATATGCTTGGAAGAGATGCTAATAAAGGAATATGTTCAAATGCATGTAGATATAAGTATCATCTTGTAGAAGAAACAAGACCAGGTGAATATTATCCTGTTATTGAGGATGATAATGGTACATATATAATGAATTCAAAAGATTTATGTATGATTCACTATATACCAGAACTTGTAGAAGCAGGTATAGATTCTCTTAAAATTGAAGGAAGAATGAAAAGTGAATTCTATGTAGCATCAGCAGTTAAGGCTTATAGAGAGGCTTTAGATTCATATTATGATAATAAAGAAGCATATGAATTTAAGGAAGAATGGATGGATATATTAAATAAAGTAAGCCATAGACAATATCATACAGGATTTTTCTTGGGTATAAATGGTGAACAAAATTATGAAGATCAATCTTATATACGTGATTACGAAATAGTTGGTATGGTTCAAGAATATGATGCTGAAACTCAAACAGCAACTATACTTCAAAAAAATAGAGTATTTGATAATACAGAAGTTGAAGTTTTAAGACCACATACACCATATTTTAATGTTAAAATAAGTGAAATGTATGATGTTAGCAAGCAATGTAAAACAGATGTTGCTAATAGAGCGCATATGATATTTAAAGTAAAGGTTAGTGAACCACTTCAAAAGAATGATATGCTTGTTAAAGGAAATAAAACTTACTCTTTATAA
- a CDS encoding O-methyltransferase produces MSKITYDYMEDYIRGLIPERTGTLKEIEDFARENGVPIVQKETGVFLEFMTSMKKPKKILELGTAVGFSSILMYESAGVEPDIVTIERDEKMIEMAKINLDRFNLRDKIKIEQGDCLEVLERLDDKFDLIFMDAGKGHYNHFLPHCLRLLKDDGIIVADNVLFRGMVASQELVKRRKITIVKRMRTYLDLVTQDESLITSVIPMGDGIAVTKRR; encoded by the coding sequence TTGAGTAAAATTACATATGATTATATGGAAGACTATATAAGAGGATTGATTCCTGAAAGAACTGGAACGTTAAAAGAAATAGAAGACTTTGCAAGAGAAAATGGAGTACCTATAGTTCAAAAGGAAACAGGAGTATTTTTAGAGTTTATGACAAGTATGAAAAAGCCTAAAAAAATCTTAGAGTTAGGTACAGCTGTTGGATTTTCATCAATTTTAATGTATGAAAGTGCAGGTGTAGAACCTGACATTGTAACTATAGAACGTGATGAAAAAATGATAGAAATGGCTAAAATCAATTTAGACAGATTTAATTTAAGGGATAAAATTAAAATTGAGCAAGGAGACTGTCTTGAAGTATTAGAAAGATTAGATGATAAATTTGATCTTATATTCATGGATGCAGGGAAAGGACACTATAATCATTTTTTACCACACTGTCTTAGACTTTTAAAAGACGACGGTATAATTGTAGCTGATAACGTACTTTTCAGGGGAATGGTTGCATCTCAAGAATTGGTAAAAAGAAGAAAAATAACAATAGTAAAAAGAATGAGAACATATTTAGATTTAGTTACACAGGATGAAAGTTTAATTACATCAGTTATACCAATGGGAGATGGGATAGCAGTAACTAAGAGGAGGTAA